A single window of Lepeophtheirus salmonis chromosome 2, UVic_Lsal_1.4, whole genome shotgun sequence DNA harbors:
- the LOC121113709 gene encoding ras-related protein Rab-7L1 → MFLFRRFNYDAGIDNRLYKIIVIGEVNSGKSAFIRRFIDDSFCENYYATVGVDFHLKVLQFKKDLEVRLQLWDIAGQERFSKMTRAYFKGSVGAIVLYDSGNVNTFNSVKKWKEELDEKCALPEGQNVPAILLSNKSDMPKHPNLPSDEEISKFVETNGFVPKWFKTSAKTGENIQECINFLIKVILKVDSWSTPYYTSPFGGCHSNYRDITPEVEDNREIKEEDQIDGPSQRTTSSHETKKVVFYNCSDCEEEDRPKDAEEVKMRKIALRNYMRRTEIRRRELLNIINDDGTHYQLGNRENHFFCKC, encoded by the exons ATGTTCCTATTCAGAAGATTCAATTACGATGCTGGAATAGACaatagattatataaaataattgttataggTGAAGTTAACTCTGGTAAATCTGCATTTATTCGACGATTCATAGATGACTCCTTTTGTGAAAATTACTACGCTACCGTAGGAGTAGATTTTCATCTCAAGGTTCTTCAATTTAAGAAGGATTTAGAAGTTCGCCTTCAACTATGGGACATTGCAGGGCAGGAGCGGTTTTCAAAAATGACAAGGGCTTATTTTAAAG GATCCGTTGGAGCTATAGTTTTATATGACTCGGGGAATGTCAACACCTTTAATTCGGTGAAGAAATGGAAGGAAGAGTTGGATGAAAAATGTGCACTACCTGAGGGCCAAAATGTGCCGGCCATTCTTTTGTCAAATAAGAGTGATATGCCAAAGCATCCAAACTTACCTTCTGATGAAGAAATATCCAAATTCGTCGAGACAAATGGATTTGTTCCGAAATG GTTTAAGACGTCTGCAAAAACTGGAGAAAACATCCAAGAATGcattaactttttgattaagGTTATTTTAAAAGTGGATTCTTGGAG cactCCATACTACACTTCTCCATTCGGAGGATGTCATAGTAATTACAGGGATATTACTCCTGAAGTAGAAGACAATAGGGAGATTAAAGAAGAGGATCAAATTGACGGACCTTCTCAAAGGACCACTTCATCTCACGAgacaaaaaaagtagttttttataattgttcagACTGCGAGGAAGAGGATAGACCAAAGGACGCGGAGGAAGTTAAGATGCGCAAGATAGCTCTTCGAAATTATATGAGGAGAACAGAAATTCGAAGAAGAGAGTTGTTGAATATCATAAATGATGATGGAACTCATTATCAATTGGGAAAtagagaaaatcattttttctgcAAATGTTAG